The following proteins are encoded in a genomic region of Coffea eugenioides isolate CCC68of chromosome 6, Ceug_1.0, whole genome shotgun sequence:
- the LOC113773088 gene encoding protein yippee-like At3g11230, producing MGRLFLTNLEGNHYSCKHCHAHLALTDDLISRSFHSKHGKAYLFDKAVNVTIGEKEERMMMTGMHTVVDIFCVGCGSLVGWKYESAFEKSQKYKEGKYILERFKVLGPDGSPYVFSQDGQFLESDTDDG from the exons ATGGGAAGGCTATTCTTGACCAATCTGGAAGGAAACCACTACAGTTGCAAGCACTGTCATGCCCATCTTGCTCTTACTGATGACCTCATCTCCAGG TCTTTTCACTCCAAACATGGGAAGGCTTATCTCTTTGACAAGGC TGTGAATGTGACCATTGGCGAGAAAGAAGAGCGGATGATGATGACTGGGATGCACACTGTGGTTGACATATTCTGTGTGGGTTGTGGCTCGCTTGTTGGGTGGAAATAT GAATCTGCTTTTGAAAAGAGCCAAAAGTACAAGGAAGGAAAATATATCCTTGAAAG GTTTAAGGTGTTGGGTCCTGATGGAAGTCCCTATGTCTTCAGCCAAGATGGTCAGTTTTTGGAAAGTGATACAGATGATGGTTGA